CGGCGAGCAGTGGAAGATCTTGGAGGTGACAAAGCGCAACAGGAAGCTGATGGAGCTGTTCGATGTGAAGCAACCAGAGAAGAGGGTGACGCTGAAGGGCCGCAGTACACCGCAGTCGATGATCGATGCGGCGTACGGGGACGGGCGACGGTATTTAGGCCCCGCTAGCGGGGCTCATGTACCTACAAAGCAGAGAATTTCAGTTTTTAATGTCGTCAGGTATGGAGAAATTCCTAAAAAGAAGAATGATGAGATGTTAAAACTTAGTTTTTCATCCCACTGTTTATCCATTTTTTCATTTCTACATTCTCCAGATTACATACATACGCATGTGTGTCCTTCACTTTAACGGATTTGAACTAATCTTCAATGGTTTCTTTGCCATATTTTTTGATGAATGTGTCTTTAATATTATTATAAGTGGTTGGCGACATTACTATCGTCTTGTTTACGAATCCCTTTTTATTGCCATATGATGACAAGTTGGAGGCCTGCACAACTGCCTCCCCAATCCAGACTTTACTGTTTATTCCCGAACCCTCACGACCTGCTTTTACAACGAGATCTTGTGATGTTGCTATCCCTATGCCTACGGCCAAAGGGGCAATGTTCTTCTTTTTAAACAGCGCATTTAACATAAGAATCAGAGTGTTAATGTATGTTGCTTTTTCAACAACCTCATGAATATCTTCTCTATTTGGTGTTGAAAAGACACCATACACACAATCTCCTCTGATCCCAATCTCTTTCATGTTACTTCCAGTATTCAAAATTTCTATGGTTTCTGATGTGAAACATCTGATCACTCTTGAAATAGTAGATTTTTTACCTGCAAATAGCTTAGTTGAATCTCGAATATCAACAAATATACTAGTTATGCAGCAAAGATATCCATTATCAAAGTGAAAATCTTTGTCGTTTGGAATTTCAGCTCTAACTGAATTTTCTTCAGGTTGGTTCAAAAGTTCGTTAACTCGTTTTTGTCCTTTTTTGTAATTGTAGTCTGCCAATGCATCACCCAAGAATAAAAAATCCAAATATGACGGTAATCGCCAGCATGGCCAGCAGGCTGGGTATTGTAATTCTTATGCCGTGATAAAAATAGTTGAACTTCTTTGTACAGATTTTAGAATTAATGTATATTTGAGACCAGAGGTCATTGAGATAATCTTCATTTGAATAGTCTAAAAGTTTATTTCGAAACTGCGAATATCTTTCGTTGTTTGATGCAATTCTTCCAAAAAATATTTTCGAATCCTTTTCGAACATCTCATCCTCATGTATCTTCACGCTAAGTCTAGGGGTGAGTACCTTTGTTAGTTTGTAAATTCCAAAAAGCGTGAAGGCAAATGATAAAGAAAATAGAACGAGAAACATCCCTGTAATCGGTTCAAGGTTGTTCCAAGCTTCTGAAAACATTTTCATTATGTTTTCGCCACCGAGTGTGAAAATGATTGTTAAGATCACGCCCACCATCGTCAAGGTTATTCCGGTTTTTCCTTCGCTGTTGTTAATAAAACCGATGATTCTGTCAAGAGTCGTTTCGGCATGAGATATCAGTTCAGATATAGTTGTTTTGTATACTTTTTTTGGCGGAATTTCACAAGCATCCTCATCAGTCATCATTCGGACCACTATGTCTCCTTGCAGTATTATGTTAAGTTCTCTATTTATCTTTTGATTCAAACAAATATTTTAACAATATTTTGTTCTATAAATTATTTTTTTAACTGCCAGTGTTTTTCAAAGAATGTATATTAACCATGTGAAACCGTCTTCTCGCTTAATTGTGCTTATAGGATGTGATGTTAATGGAAGAAGATCCTGCAATGTTATATGAAAAATGGTTCAGTAATTTGGACGATTGGCAAAAGGATCTATTCAACAGGCTTATGGATGAAGACCTGACTGAAGATGAACAGAGGTCTTATTTTAAGACTTATATTGACAGTGGACCATTAAGAACTGATAGGCCTCAAATCAGTTTTGGAGTTCATTCCAGTTCTTTAAAACGACTTTTAGGAATTTATAATATCGAAAACGTAGGTAAGATCAAAAATCCAGAGGGAATCACATTCCGTGAAGACAGTAATGTTTGTTTATTGTTTGGCAATAATGGTTGTGGTAAATCAACACTTATCAATTTACTCAAAAATGTCTGTGGATCCAGAGATGCAAAGAAAGTACGGAGTAATGTTTTTGAAGAACCAAAATCGCCTAGTGCGTCTATTTCATATCTGGCAGATGAAAAAAGATTGTTCAATTGGACCCCCGATGCAGTGTGCCCAGATATGGTCGGATTACAATTTTTTGATTCTAATTATTATCGCGTATATGAGAAAACCGGTGCAGAAATATTATTGGAGCCCAAATTATTGGCGGTTCTCGGCGAGATGGCGATATCTTTCAATTTATTCAAATCATACATCATTAATGAAAAATCTGAACTTAAAAAAAGCATTGTCATTCCTGAGATATTTAAAGAAACCAATGTGCATAAACTGTACACACAAGCCACAAACACTGAGACACTAGATGAGATCAAAGAACAATCTAAACTCAGTCCCGAAGAAGAATCGGAACTTGAATCAATCGTTTTGTCTTTATCTTTGTCAGATCCATCTGCGAGCGAGAGAGACCTGGAATCAGCAATCAGTTATCTCAATGGTTTTTCAGACATTATGGAGAATTGGTTTGATCAATATTCTGATGAAAAGCGAAACGATTTAATCAAATTAAAGGAAAAATGTATAGCTTTTGAACTTGCTGTAAAACGGGCAGAAGAAGAATTTGGAAGTACCGAATTCAATGGTTTAGGAAACGACGTATGGAAAGCCCTATGGGAAGCTGCAAAGGATTATTCTGAGAAATATGCATATCCTAATATTATATTTCCCAACACTGAGGATGGATCGCGATGTGTTCTATGTCAACAAACACTTTCAAATGATGCGCAAAAACGTTTCGTATCCTTTGAGGAATATATTACATCTGACGTAGAGAAAAGTTTAAAGAAAGCTCAAACAGAATTAGCTGATGTAATGCCAGAGCCTATTTGGGAGTGGGATTGCGTCTCTCTACAACTTTTGAAAAATAGGGTCCCGGAAAGTATTATTGCTAATATACGCATATTTTATGTTCGATTATTTGAAAGATCAAATGAAATCAGGAATGAAAAGAATTGTGAAAGGGAAACTAAGATCTTTTCATTAGAACAGTTTAATGCTGTTCATGAAAAAGTAATCTCCGAATTAGAATCTAAATGTAGGATCTTTCATGAGGCTTCTGTTCAAAGACAAGTTATTGAAGAAAAGGAAAAATTACTTAGTTCAAGAAAGTGGTTCTCTCAGAATGAGTATGTTTTCGATCGTAAAAAGAAAATGATAAAATTAAACAATTTCAACACAGATACACATAGCACTTCTGTATTGAAAACGAATTTATCTGCGATCTTGATAACAGATAAATTTGTGGAACAATTCAAAAAAGAATTGGAGTCGATCAGGGCAAAAAATCTCCAGGTCGAATTAAAAATAGCAACCAGCAAAGGTTCTTCTGCCCATAGCATATCGTTAAAGAATTTAAATAGCTCATCAAAGGGGCTATCTTTCGGTGAGGTTCTAAGTGAAGGAGAAAGAAGGGCTGTGTCGTTTGCAGCATTTGTTGCAGAAATCATTGTTGATTTTCCACAGATGCCTCTGGTGTTTGATGACCCAACAAATTCAATGGATAACAAATATGAGGCAGAAATAGCAAAAAGAATAATAGAGTTGTCAAAAGAAAGACAGGTCATAGTGTTTACACACCGGATTACGATGTCATCGCTGCTTCATTCAATAAGAGGAGGACAATCATTTAACTGTCAGAGATTGATGTCTGAACCAGTTGGTTTAATAAGTTCTGATGTATCATTTATCTTAGGTGGGGCCAAATCGAATGTAAAGACATTGATCAAAGAGGCGGAAGAAATCAAAAAATTGTCTCCGAAAGAAATGCCCTCTGCGAAAATCAATCTCGCGATAAAAATTAGAAGATTATTGGAATTAATGATAGAAGATGTTCTTTTCGACGGCATTGTGAAAAGGCACAATCTCAATGTGGGATCCATGAGACTCCCAAGGATGTTAGGTGTGAGAGATGAAGATTTTACCTTTGTCGATGAGATGATGAGTCGATATAGTTCTGATCCTCATTCTCAATCTGCTGAAGCTGCTTATGCTGAGTTTGATGTACAGGATATGATAGATGATTTGAAGAAAATAAAAGAACAAATCGATATCATTGAAAAGAATAAAGAGGACTGTGCGAGTTCTTTGAGGGTCTCAACACAGTTATAAAAATAAATGTGGGTTTAATTCACAAATACACACAAAGTTTTTCAGTCAATCCTCTGCTTCATTTTTCTGAGGATATTTCTTCCCAAGTGCAGCAAAATCCTTTTCATGCCTATTCGCTGTAGGATTGAATTCAATCTTCTGGTAACGCAACTCATGATACAAGCAGTAATCGAGTACAAAATCAGAGATAGTGTCTGTGTCAAGAATACCGATATCTACCACTTTCATGAGTATTTCTTTCGAGGATTTGGTAAGATTCCTGCTTCTCTTGATATTTTTATGATTTTCTATAGAATCTGATTTAATGGAGTTCATATTTCAGTTTTATAGCATTAGTAAGATCGAATAAAATTTACTTAAGATATAGAACTACATTTTTCAATGAAGAAAATAATAAAAGTTCCATAAAATGGAACGGCTTAACAATGTTTATTGAGGGGAGTTCTTTTTTGCTTTCGCGAATATAAGATAATATCCAACAAAAATTGTGACTATGCATACTGCTATTATAATGATTGCAAATTCATCAACCATTTCTAGAAGAACACCCGCGGCAAACAGGGAGAAGGCAAGGGCGATAGTAAAACATACTATCGCAGATATTTTTGATAAGATCTTCCGGTCATATCGATTAAGATCTATAAGCGTAATATATTCTAGCCACTTACCTCTCCAAAACTGCATGCCGAGCAAAGCAATCAGTACAGAGACGGTAAGAAATAAAACATATAACACTTGCTCACCTTATTTATCTCATAGAATGCCACAATTTATTTCTTCGCCTTCCACTGCTGCGAGATAGCATGCTACAGATGTGGTTGCTACTGCATTGTTGAATACTGTGGCACAATCAATGAGAAGAGCTCCCCAAATAACAAACACCGCGAAAACTACAGCAAGTGGTTGTGGTTCATCATCCCCATCAATTAATATTTCTGGTGCTTCATATCTTGCCAAATCATCTCCACACCACGAATCATCAGGTTAAACACCTTTGCAAAAAAGGTAATCTGTTGCATATTTGTCTCTGTGATGTTGCGTTTGAACAA
The DNA window shown above is from Methanomassiliicoccaceae archaeon and carries:
- a CDS encoding AAA family ATPase, which translates into the protein MEEDPAMLYEKWFSNLDDWQKDLFNRLMDEDLTEDEQRSYFKTYIDSGPLRTDRPQISFGVHSSSLKRLLGIYNIENVGKIKNPEGITFREDSNVCLLFGNNGCGKSTLINLLKNVCGSRDAKKVRSNVFEEPKSPSASISYLADEKRLFNWTPDAVCPDMVGLQFFDSNYYRVYEKTGAEILLEPKLLAVLGEMAISFNLFKSYIINEKSELKKSIVIPEIFKETNVHKLYTQATNTETLDEIKEQSKLSPEEESELESIVLSLSLSDPSASERDLESAISYLNGFSDIMENWFDQYSDEKRNDLIKLKEKCIAFELAVKRAEEEFGSTEFNGLGNDVWKALWEAAKDYSEKYAYPNIIFPNTEDGSRCVLCQQTLSNDAQKRFVSFEEYITSDVEKSLKKAQTELADVMPEPIWEWDCVSLQLLKNRVPESIIANIRIFYVRLFERSNEIRNEKNCERETKIFSLEQFNAVHEKVISELESKCRIFHEASVQRQVIEEKEKLLSSRKWFSQNEYVFDRKKKMIKLNNFNTDTHSTSVLKTNLSAILITDKFVEQFKKELESIRAKNLQVELKIATSKGSSAHSISLKNLNSSSKGLSFGEVLSEGERRAVSFAAFVAEIIVDFPQMPLVFDDPTNSMDNKYEAEIAKRIIELSKERQVIVFTHRITMSSLLHSIRGGQSFNCQRLMSEPVGLISSDVSFILGGAKSNVKTLIKEAEEIKKLSPKEMPSAKINLAIKIRRLLELMIEDVLFDGIVKRHNLNVGSMRLPRMLGVRDEDFTFVDEMMSRYSSDPHSQSAEAAYAEFDVQDMIDDLKKIKEQIDIIEKNKEDCASSLRVSTQL